Proteins from a single region of Bombus vancouverensis nearcticus chromosome 5, iyBomVanc1_principal, whole genome shotgun sequence:
- the LOC117160586 gene encoding uncharacterized protein LOC117160586 isoform X2 yields the protein MEQLDEVHSNINKVESSIKVDVSSSLISESTTDIVKDVKDIPENQENKSQECTDNIIQDVLVVNKCDITDLNKKFESKESSETESIKNAAINEVEQEIIDKDPQIDDQCKEDEKSQEEQAENTTEVGDHSRYADDTSLDKESTNNAEVFNTNEGEQNIEKHNVCTVLNIDTVGDTNAQCQALIKTLSETFDDKDQTLHVTDTDTDLSKLVDSSSEVMVLTVETINEMNESTEENIVLTVHEKDAVVNSNEKNVSAEEKEMKNTEIVNEEFNLIDYAQESDGTIIEVISTEIVAQEVPENCSQKDNKEVLNHTKTGNDSITPITSGVINDLGTADDIDIKEKNVSIKEGTDIEGEDIKEECKNTDAKYNVEQETTNGNGKTESFDSSHKINVEKKIIHNKIVVPTHVANTEGRNKSISEADKVSITNKRSVIQDIFDDWGVENAEDDSQSVSKTPDTVEIELKSLLNDTKTRTIEEGTVVLVEEEITCIEKEPVVDDGKAVEVAKQNKEMQVSKEQLDNNQTIKKQQNSIKSLLKDQLTHSISQAVGKSTKDSTHDTVTFSQTSQIIPINRGRNLTSQSSQVEIAEALKERFREKQKVVEQPPRPDIFFVKKLTQRLSSKLVGSPGTALPALIPLPQPTNQSLIQCDKRSSDNTSTGTSKESNSDNKELLAILEGDVDPDWSNLKPPILAEEGKRSVKFEQSGYNTPPKLDPLVERELALKQLLELPIASSKRSIQKKKKIIKATPTKSSKAIKTKIISKTEKETIGMEPKNKTTESVEDTNSSDYASSSLLIESHTSERKKDIRVDESRSGRKRKLTEKAREHEQQQNIVKRQKVYKGKLSLGKKQPQDQAPPDISLLTENHVSKETMVLPNDEVNVIITDEITEEHVTNNNKVDITLDKLDDTQNVCNIKTSKQNLNKKRSQSIVKQNIAVKKILRQNISSNKKTATLKTKLNTSKKSGSKIVSKAKRSTENNAGDSKPKKKIINEIDRLLQDEGVVNLLYDVEQPDKKRLVPITKSQAKVMDIQKVQRELKLRKKLVRNAVLRLRTSAGVSKPRSKRTSIYLNDMQVDKKIGDQATPIKQINLSQEFILPAKIRNAADASVIIRRHSSSSFSSASGSPRVSIDTPEKNEGVKVDEGGFHSLRSTKRRHSQDEKINVKKSKKKIVQKSDTGIDFVDIVEDKMVFPERLNKKLDSKKADKNPKQPETDETNNGLGKVITRSNGTATDNNEEFSKEEDELSACLAEAANALSVVNAGSRSANSATNRKNKVNANTTKTLESDNNKTKMEIRSQFSNKEINIRRHGNLVQLILTPSSSTKIRNALTLQVMQEFRETLSILKKDDDCRVVLLTSTGSSFCEGLELSMLLHTNKEKRRIHAQEMADAVKDFIKSLASFNKPIVAGVQGAAVGLGVTMLPLFDLVIASDKATFSTPYGKLGQIAEGAAVFTLSHILGSAITSELLLGGRTLTASEALRAGLVTRVLWPDRFQVELLPTLKAMSEQSSQSMEATKTLLRHSLRKKLDAALESETYLLIQHWCSVECQTAIKAYIDGKMQ from the exons aTGGAACAAttagatgaagtgcacagtaacattaataaagtagaatcatcgataaaagtagatgtatcttcttcattaatatcagaatcaacgactgatattgTAAAGGATGTGAAGGATATTCCGgaaaatcaagaaaataagTCACaagaatgtacagataatataattcaagatgttttagtagtaaataaatgtgatataacagatttaaataaaaaatttgaaagtaaagaaagtagtgagacagagagcataaagaacgctgcgattaatgaagtagaacaagaaataatagataaggacccacaaattgatgatcaatgtAAAGAAGATGAGAAATctcaagaagagcaagcagaaAATACAACCGAGgttggagatcattcaagatatgcagatgacacatctttagataaagaaagtacaaACAATGCTGaagtatttaatacaaatgagggtgaacaaaacattgagaaacataacgtttgtacagtgttaaatatagatacagttggtgatactaatgctcagtgtcaagcattaattaaaacacttagtgagacttttgatgataaagacCAAACATTGCAcgtcacggatacagacacagatttgtctaaactagttgatagtagttcagaagtaatggtatTGACCGTAGAAACTATTAATGaaatgaatgaaagtacagaagaaaatattgttttaactgtacatgaaaaggatgctgttgtaaattccaatgaaaaaaatgtttctgcagaagaaaaagaaatgaagaacactgaaattgtaaatgaagaatttaatttgatAGATTATGCACaagaaagtgatggaacaattatagaagtaatctcaacagaaattgtggctcaagaagttcctgaaaattgtagccagaaagaCAATAAGGAAGTATTAAATCACACAAAGACaggaaacgattctataactcctattacctcagggGTAATTAATGATCTAGgaactgcagatgacattgatattaaagaaaagaatgtaAGTATTAAAGAAGGCACTGATATTGAAGGAGAGGACATAAAGGAAGAGTGTAAAAATACTGATgcaaaatataatgtagaacaagaaacaacaaatggaaatggcaagactgaatcttttgatagttcacataaaattaatgtagaaaagaaaattattcataataaaattgtcgtacctacacatgttgctaatacagaaggaaggaataaatctataagtgaagcagataaagtgagcataactaacaaaagaagtgtaattcaggatatctttgatgattggggtgttgaaaatgcagaagatgatAGTCAGTCGGTATCTAAAACTCCAGATACTgtagaaattgaattgaaaagtttactaaatgacacaaaaacacgaactatagaaGAAGGCACAGTTGTgctggttgaagaagaaattacatgcattgaaaaagaaccagttgtagatgaTGGGAAGGCTgtagaagttgctaaacaaaacaaagaaatgcaagtatcaaaggaacaacttgataacaatcaaactataaagaaacaacaaaatagtataaaatcattactcaaagaccaactaactcattctatatcacaggctgttgggaagtctacaaaagattcaacacaTGATACTGTGACATTTAGTCAAACTTCGCAAATTATACCTATTAATCGTggtcgaaatttaaccagccaatcttcacaggttgaaatagcagAAGCATTAAAAGAACGATTTCGTGAGAAACAAAAAGTAGTAGAACAACCACCACGacctgatatattttttgttaaaaaacTAACCCAGAGATTATCAAGTAAATTAGTAGGTAGTCCAGGAACCGCTTTACCAGCACTTATACCATTGCCTCAGCCTACTAATCAATCCCTTATTCAATGTGATAAAAGGTCATCAGATAATACTAGTACAGGAACTAGCAAAGAAAGCAATTCTGATAATAAAGAACTGTTAGCAATACTGGAAGGTGATGTTGATCCTGATTGGTCTAACTTAAAACCACCAATTTTAGCAGAGGAAGGAAAACGTTCAGTAAAGTTTGAACAAAGTGGTTATAACACACCACCAAAACTTGATCCCTTAGTTGAAAGAGAACTAGCATTGAAACAACTTCTGGAATTACCTATTGCATCATCTAAAAGAAgtatacagaagaagaagaaaataattaaagctACACCTACTAAATCTTCTAAAgcaataaaaacaaaaatcatATCTAAAACAGAGAAAGAAACAATTGGAATGGAACCAAAAAATAAAACTACAGAATCTGTAGAGGATACGAATTCTTCTGATTATGCTTCATCTTCTTTGCTTATCGAATCCCATACttcagaaagaaaaaaagatatacGAGTAGATGAGTCAAGATCAGGTAGAAAACGAAAACTAACAGAAAAAGCTAGGGAGCATGAACAACAACAGAACATTGTAAAACGTCAAAAAGTATATAAAGGAAAACTTTCATTGGGCAAGAAGCAACCTCAAGACCAAGCTCCACCTGACATTAGCTTGTTAACTGAAAATCATGTATCTAAGGAGACCATGGTGCTTCCCAATGATGAGGTTAATGTCATAATAACAGATGAAATAACAGAAGAACATgtcacaaataataataaagtagaTATAACATTAGACAAACTTGATGATACAcaaaatgtatgtaatataaaAACTTCAAAACAAAATCTTAATAAAAAGAGATCACAATCTATTGTTAAACAAAATATAGcagtaaaaaagatattaaggcAAAACATATCTTCAAATAAGAAAACTGCTACCTTAAAAACTAAATTAAACACATCAAAGAAATCAGGATCAAAGATAGTTTCAAAGGCAAAACGATCTACAGAAAATAATGCTGGAGATTCTAAACCAAAAAAGAAAATCATAAACGAAATAGATAGATTACTTCAAGATGAAGGTGTTGTAAATTTATTGTACGATGTAGAACAACCAGATAAAAAAAGATTAGTTCCCATTACCAAATCTCAAGCAAAAGTTATGGATATACAAAAAGTACAACGTGAGCTTAAACTTAGAAAGAAGTTAGTACGTAATGCAGTTTTAAGATTACGTACTTCAGCAGGTGTATCAAAACCAAGATCTAAAAGGACTTCTATATATTTGAATGATATGCAAGTAGATAAAAAAATTGGAGATCAAGCCACaccaataaaacaaataaatttatctCAAGAGTTTATTTTACCTGCAAAAATAAGAAATGCAGCAGATGCATCTGTTATAATTAGGAGACATTCATCTAGCTCATTTTCCAGTGCATCTGGAAGTCCTAGAGTTAGTATTGATACTCCAGAGAAAAATGAAGGAGTTAAAGTTGATGAAGGGGGATTCCATTCCTTAAGATCTACAAAAAGACGACATTCACAAGacgaaaaaataaatgtaaaaaaaagtaaaaagaagattgtaCAAAAAAGTGACACAGGAATTGATTTTGTTGACATTGTAGAGGATAAAATGGTATTTCCTGAACGTCTTAATAAAAAGTTGGATTCAAAAAAAGCTGATAAAAATCCCAAACAACCAGAAACAGACGAAACTAATAATGGTTTAGGGAAAGTTATTACAAGATCAAATGGTACAGCTACAG ATAACAAtgaagaattttccaaagaAGAAGATGAACTTTCAGCCTGCCTTGCAGAAGCTGCAAATGCGCTATCAGTAGTCAATGCTGGGAGTCGGTCTGCAAATTCAGCAACAAATCGCAAAAATAAAG TCAATGCAAATACAACCAAAACACTAGAatcagataataataaaacaaaaatggaAATTCGAAGTCAATTTAGTAATAAGGAAATAAATATACGTCGACATGGAAATCTTGTGCAGTTAATACTTACACCATCATCTTCAACAAAAATAAGAAATGCTCTCACTCTCCAG GTGATGCAAGAATTTCGTGAAACATTATCAATTCTAAAAAAGGATGATGATTGTAGAGTTGTTTTATTAACATCAACAGGTAGCAGTTTTTGTGAAGGTCTCGAATTATCTATGTTGCTACATACAAATAAGGAAAAACGGCGGATACATGCCCAGGAAATGGCAGATGCAGTTAA GGACTTCATTAAAAGTTTAGCATCATTCAACAAACCTATTGTTGCTGGAGTTCAAGGAGCTGCAGTTGGACTTGGAGTAACAATGTTGCCTTTATTTGATCTTGTGATAGCTAGCGACAAAGCCACATTTAGTACACCTTATGGTAAATTAGGGCAAATTGCTGAAGGTGCTGCTGTATTTACTTTATCACATATATTAGGAAGTGCAATT ACAAGTGAATTATTATTAGGTGGTAGAACTCTAACAGCTAGTGAAGCACTAAGAGCTGGTCTTGTTACTCGAGTTTTATGGCCTGATAGATTTCAGGTTGAATTACTACCAACCCTAAAAGCTATGAGTGAGCAATCCTCACag TCTATGGAAGCTACGAAGACATTGTTACGTCATAGTTTGCGAAAAAAATTGGATGCAGCATTAGAATCAGAAACGTATTtgctgatacagcattggtgttctgtagaatgtcaaactgccataaaggcttacattgatggaaaaatgcagtaa
- the LOC117160627 gene encoding ribokinase, with amino-acid sequence MSPKIVVVGSCMIDFTCFSPRLPKPGETLIGTKYEIKYGGKGANQCIAAAKLGAATAIVASLGSDTYAQEYLKIFKEENIDVSHVQIQPNQHSGIAHITVTENGENSIVIVLGSNALMSSNFVDSATNMIKNASILLCQFEVPQEITLHALKIHKGHGLSIVNGAPATENVHPDLWKLCDIFCVNEIEAEFMSGVQLQGPSSIQQAVEKFLDKGCNIVIITLGEQGAVYASQSDRVIKKVCTSHVQPVDTTGAGDAFLGALAYFKAYHPALSMDECIRRACVVATDSVLKFGTHASFPNRSSLSPDLFA; translated from the exons ATGTCTCCAAAAATTGTTGTTGTTGGTTCATGTATGATTGATTTCACTTG CTTTTCTCCCCGTTTACCAAAACCTGGTGAAACATTAATTGGTACTAAATATGAGATAAAGTATGGTGGTAAAGGTGCTAATCAATGTATAGCAGCTGCTAAGCTTGGTGCCGCAACAGCAATTGTTGCTTCT tTAGGTTCTGATACTTATGCCCAAGAgtacttaaaaatatttaaagaagaaaatatagatGTTTCTCACGTTCAAATACAACCAAACCAACACAGTGGAATAGCACATATTACAGTTACCGAGAATG GCGAAAACAGTATAGTAATCGTATTAGGATCGAACGCGTTGATGAGTTCCAACTTTGTGGACTCCGCGACCAACATGATCAAGAATGCTTCTATTTTATTATGCCAATTTGAGGTACCTCAGGAAATTACTCTACACGCTTTAAAGATTCACAAAGGCCATG GTTTGTCCATTGTGAATGGGGCACCCGCTACGGAAAATGTCCATCCAGATTTATGGAAACTCTGTGACATATTTTGCGTCAACGAGATAGAG GCGGAATTTATGAGTGGAGTGCAGCTTCAGGGACCGTCAAGTATACAGCAGGCTGTTGAAAAATTTTTGGATAAGGGTTGCAACATAGTGATTATTACTCTTGGAGAACAGGGAGCGGTGTATGCGTCTCAAAGCGATAGAGTAATTAAAAAAGTTTGTACTAGTCACGTTCAGCCTGTAGATACAACG GGAGCTGGAGATGCATTTCTAGGCGCTCTTGCATATTTTAAAGCTTATCACCCAGCGCTTTCGATGGACGAATGCATCCGAAGAGCTTGCGTCGTTGCCACGGATTCCGTGTTGAAATTCGGTACACACGCGAGTTTTCCGAACAGGAGCAGCCTGTCGCCGGATCTGTTCGCttga
- the LOC117160586 gene encoding uncharacterized protein LOC117160586 isoform X1 → MEQLDEVHSNINKVESSIKVDVSSSLISESTTDIVKDVKDIPENQENKSQECTDNIIQDVLVVNKCDITDLNKKFESKESSETESIKNAAINEVEQEIIDKDPQIDDQCKEDEKSQEEQAENTTEVGDHSRYADDTSLDKESTNNAEVFNTNEGEQNIEKHNVCTVLNIDTVGDTNAQCQALIKTLSETFDDKDQTLHVTDTDTDLSKLVDSSSEVMVLTVETINEMNESTEENIVLTVHEKDAVVNSNEKNVSAEEKEMKNTEIVNEEFNLIDYAQESDGTIIEVISTEIVAQEVPENCSQKDNKEVLNHTKTGNDSITPITSGVINDLGTADDIDIKEKNVSIKEGTDIEGEDIKEECKNTDAKYNVEQETTNGNGKTESFDSSHKINVEKKIIHNKIVVPTHVANTEGRNKSISEADKVSITNKRSVIQDIFDDWGVENAEDDSQSVSKTPDTVEIELKSLLNDTKTRTIEEGTVVLVEEEITCIEKEPVVDDGKAVEVAKQNKEMQVSKEQLDNNQTIKKQQNSIKSLLKDQLTHSISQAVGKSTKDSTHDTVTFSQTSQIIPINRGRNLTSQSSQVEIAEALKERFREKQKVVEQPPRPDIFFVKKLTQRLSSKLVGSPGTALPALIPLPQPTNQSLIQCDKRSSDNTSTGTSKESNSDNKELLAILEGDVDPDWSNLKPPILAEEGKRSVKFEQSGYNTPPKLDPLVERELALKQLLELPIASSKRSIQKKKKIIKATPTKSSKAIKTKIISKTEKETIGMEPKNKTTESVEDTNSSDYASSSLLIESHTSERKKDIRVDESRSGRKRKLTEKAREHEQQQNIVKRQKVYKGKLSLGKKQPQDQAPPDISLLTENHVSKETMVLPNDEVNVIITDEITEEHVTNNNKVDITLDKLDDTQNVCNIKTSKQNLNKKRSQSIVKQNIAVKKILRQNISSNKKTATLKTKLNTSKKSGSKIVSKAKRSTENNAGDSKPKKKIINEIDRLLQDEGVVNLLYDVEQPDKKRLVPITKSQAKVMDIQKVQRELKLRKKLVRNAVLRLRTSAGVSKPRSKRTSIYLNDMQVDKKIGDQATPIKQINLSQEFILPAKIRNAADASVIIRRHSSSSFSSASGSPRVSIDTPEKNEGVKVDEGGFHSLRSTKRRHSQDEKINVKKSKKKIVQKSDTGIDFVDIVEDKMVFPERLNKKLDSKKADKNPKQPETDETNNGLGKVITRSNGTATGKVTSKTKKTTKNKVTFAKTNEPDNNEEFSKEEDELSACLAEAANALSVVNAGSRSANSATNRKNKVNANTTKTLESDNNKTKMEIRSQFSNKEINIRRHGNLVQLILTPSSSTKIRNALTLQVMQEFRETLSILKKDDDCRVVLLTSTGSSFCEGLELSMLLHTNKEKRRIHAQEMADAVKDFIKSLASFNKPIVAGVQGAAVGLGVTMLPLFDLVIASDKATFSTPYGKLGQIAEGAAVFTLSHILGSAITSELLLGGRTLTASEALRAGLVTRVLWPDRFQVELLPTLKAMSEQSSQSMEATKTLLRHSLRKKLDAALESETYLLIQHWCSVECQTAIKAYIDGKMQ, encoded by the exons aTGGAACAAttagatgaagtgcacagtaacattaataaagtagaatcatcgataaaagtagatgtatcttcttcattaatatcagaatcaacgactgatattgTAAAGGATGTGAAGGATATTCCGgaaaatcaagaaaataagTCACaagaatgtacagataatataattcaagatgttttagtagtaaataaatgtgatataacagatttaaataaaaaatttgaaagtaaagaaagtagtgagacagagagcataaagaacgctgcgattaatgaagtagaacaagaaataatagataaggacccacaaattgatgatcaatgtAAAGAAGATGAGAAATctcaagaagagcaagcagaaAATACAACCGAGgttggagatcattcaagatatgcagatgacacatctttagataaagaaagtacaaACAATGCTGaagtatttaatacaaatgagggtgaacaaaacattgagaaacataacgtttgtacagtgttaaatatagatacagttggtgatactaatgctcagtgtcaagcattaattaaaacacttagtgagacttttgatgataaagacCAAACATTGCAcgtcacggatacagacacagatttgtctaaactagttgatagtagttcagaagtaatggtatTGACCGTAGAAACTATTAATGaaatgaatgaaagtacagaagaaaatattgttttaactgtacatgaaaaggatgctgttgtaaattccaatgaaaaaaatgtttctgcagaagaaaaagaaatgaagaacactgaaattgtaaatgaagaatttaatttgatAGATTATGCACaagaaagtgatggaacaattatagaagtaatctcaacagaaattgtggctcaagaagttcctgaaaattgtagccagaaagaCAATAAGGAAGTATTAAATCACACAAAGACaggaaacgattctataactcctattacctcagggGTAATTAATGATCTAGgaactgcagatgacattgatattaaagaaaagaatgtaAGTATTAAAGAAGGCACTGATATTGAAGGAGAGGACATAAAGGAAGAGTGTAAAAATACTGATgcaaaatataatgtagaacaagaaacaacaaatggaaatggcaagactgaatcttttgatagttcacataaaattaatgtagaaaagaaaattattcataataaaattgtcgtacctacacatgttgctaatacagaaggaaggaataaatctataagtgaagcagataaagtgagcataactaacaaaagaagtgtaattcaggatatctttgatgattggggtgttgaaaatgcagaagatgatAGTCAGTCGGTATCTAAAACTCCAGATACTgtagaaattgaattgaaaagtttactaaatgacacaaaaacacgaactatagaaGAAGGCACAGTTGTgctggttgaagaagaaattacatgcattgaaaaagaaccagttgtagatgaTGGGAAGGCTgtagaagttgctaaacaaaacaaagaaatgcaagtatcaaaggaacaacttgataacaatcaaactataaagaaacaacaaaatagtataaaatcattactcaaagaccaactaactcattctatatcacaggctgttgggaagtctacaaaagattcaacacaTGATACTGTGACATTTAGTCAAACTTCGCAAATTATACCTATTAATCGTggtcgaaatttaaccagccaatcttcacaggttgaaatagcagAAGCATTAAAAGAACGATTTCGTGAGAAACAAAAAGTAGTAGAACAACCACCACGacctgatatattttttgttaaaaaacTAACCCAGAGATTATCAAGTAAATTAGTAGGTAGTCCAGGAACCGCTTTACCAGCACTTATACCATTGCCTCAGCCTACTAATCAATCCCTTATTCAATGTGATAAAAGGTCATCAGATAATACTAGTACAGGAACTAGCAAAGAAAGCAATTCTGATAATAAAGAACTGTTAGCAATACTGGAAGGTGATGTTGATCCTGATTGGTCTAACTTAAAACCACCAATTTTAGCAGAGGAAGGAAAACGTTCAGTAAAGTTTGAACAAAGTGGTTATAACACACCACCAAAACTTGATCCCTTAGTTGAAAGAGAACTAGCATTGAAACAACTTCTGGAATTACCTATTGCATCATCTAAAAGAAgtatacagaagaagaagaaaataattaaagctACACCTACTAAATCTTCTAAAgcaataaaaacaaaaatcatATCTAAAACAGAGAAAGAAACAATTGGAATGGAACCAAAAAATAAAACTACAGAATCTGTAGAGGATACGAATTCTTCTGATTATGCTTCATCTTCTTTGCTTATCGAATCCCATACttcagaaagaaaaaaagatatacGAGTAGATGAGTCAAGATCAGGTAGAAAACGAAAACTAACAGAAAAAGCTAGGGAGCATGAACAACAACAGAACATTGTAAAACGTCAAAAAGTATATAAAGGAAAACTTTCATTGGGCAAGAAGCAACCTCAAGACCAAGCTCCACCTGACATTAGCTTGTTAACTGAAAATCATGTATCTAAGGAGACCATGGTGCTTCCCAATGATGAGGTTAATGTCATAATAACAGATGAAATAACAGAAGAACATgtcacaaataataataaagtagaTATAACATTAGACAAACTTGATGATACAcaaaatgtatgtaatataaaAACTTCAAAACAAAATCTTAATAAAAAGAGATCACAATCTATTGTTAAACAAAATATAGcagtaaaaaagatattaaggcAAAACATATCTTCAAATAAGAAAACTGCTACCTTAAAAACTAAATTAAACACATCAAAGAAATCAGGATCAAAGATAGTTTCAAAGGCAAAACGATCTACAGAAAATAATGCTGGAGATTCTAAACCAAAAAAGAAAATCATAAACGAAATAGATAGATTACTTCAAGATGAAGGTGTTGTAAATTTATTGTACGATGTAGAACAACCAGATAAAAAAAGATTAGTTCCCATTACCAAATCTCAAGCAAAAGTTATGGATATACAAAAAGTACAACGTGAGCTTAAACTTAGAAAGAAGTTAGTACGTAATGCAGTTTTAAGATTACGTACTTCAGCAGGTGTATCAAAACCAAGATCTAAAAGGACTTCTATATATTTGAATGATATGCAAGTAGATAAAAAAATTGGAGATCAAGCCACaccaataaaacaaataaatttatctCAAGAGTTTATTTTACCTGCAAAAATAAGAAATGCAGCAGATGCATCTGTTATAATTAGGAGACATTCATCTAGCTCATTTTCCAGTGCATCTGGAAGTCCTAGAGTTAGTATTGATACTCCAGAGAAAAATGAAGGAGTTAAAGTTGATGAAGGGGGATTCCATTCCTTAAGATCTACAAAAAGACGACATTCACAAGacgaaaaaataaatgtaaaaaaaagtaaaaagaagattgtaCAAAAAAGTGACACAGGAATTGATTTTGTTGACATTGTAGAGGATAAAATGGTATTTCCTGAACGTCTTAATAAAAAGTTGGATTCAAAAAAAGCTGATAAAAATCCCAAACAACCAGAAACAGACGAAACTAATAATGGTTTAGGGAAAGTTATTACAAGATCAAATGGTACAGCTACAGGTAAGGTAAcatcaaaaacaaagaaaacTACAAAGAACAAAGTTACATTTGCTAAAACAAATGAACCAGATAACAAtgaagaattttccaaagaAGAAGATGAACTTTCAGCCTGCCTTGCAGAAGCTGCAAATGCGCTATCAGTAGTCAATGCTGGGAGTCGGTCTGCAAATTCAGCAACAAATCGCAAAAATAAAG TCAATGCAAATACAACCAAAACACTAGAatcagataataataaaacaaaaatggaAATTCGAAGTCAATTTAGTAATAAGGAAATAAATATACGTCGACATGGAAATCTTGTGCAGTTAATACTTACACCATCATCTTCAACAAAAATAAGAAATGCTCTCACTCTCCAG GTGATGCAAGAATTTCGTGAAACATTATCAATTCTAAAAAAGGATGATGATTGTAGAGTTGTTTTATTAACATCAACAGGTAGCAGTTTTTGTGAAGGTCTCGAATTATCTATGTTGCTACATACAAATAAGGAAAAACGGCGGATACATGCCCAGGAAATGGCAGATGCAGTTAA GGACTTCATTAAAAGTTTAGCATCATTCAACAAACCTATTGTTGCTGGAGTTCAAGGAGCTGCAGTTGGACTTGGAGTAACAATGTTGCCTTTATTTGATCTTGTGATAGCTAGCGACAAAGCCACATTTAGTACACCTTATGGTAAATTAGGGCAAATTGCTGAAGGTGCTGCTGTATTTACTTTATCACATATATTAGGAAGTGCAATT ACAAGTGAATTATTATTAGGTGGTAGAACTCTAACAGCTAGTGAAGCACTAAGAGCTGGTCTTGTTACTCGAGTTTTATGGCCTGATAGATTTCAGGTTGAATTACTACCAACCCTAAAAGCTATGAGTGAGCAATCCTCACag TCTATGGAAGCTACGAAGACATTGTTACGTCATAGTTTGCGAAAAAAATTGGATGCAGCATTAGAATCAGAAACGTATTtgctgatacagcattggtgttctgtagaatgtcaaactgccataaaggcttacattgatggaaaaatgcagtaa